One genomic segment of Oreochromis aureus strain Israel breed Guangdong linkage group 9, ZZ_aureus, whole genome shotgun sequence includes these proteins:
- the LOC120441838 gene encoding uncharacterized protein LOC120441838, producing MPSLGPTPRLTPVIWLDPNVVDQYYYTGLDPNLSYVPGLSPLPGEGCRQTSVLVYPRRQDAECDCSALCIPGPVPSPGHATPHQALPPVRKVNLQQVGQRITCNSEGIYPQPELTWSTSPSSSITNNNTTAHQIDQQLYSISSSLILPKSDMDLNYICAVSTGRNRKRATFRQQGLVTESQSETTIHCSPSHTPVTNLIWRFDHSQIILTKTDSQYTVSEEWKQHVKDVSESGSLTLQEFSSDQEGTYTCELADAVETKITNILVEINEGKLTSLFSFLGE from the exons ATGCCCTCCTTAGGGCCAACTCCccggctgacccca GTTATCTGGCTGGATCCCAACGTCGTGGACCAGTACTATTACAccggcctggacccgaattTGTCTTACGTCCCAGGTCTTTCAcctctacctggagagggctgtcgacagacttcggtgctggttTACCCACGGCGTCAGGATGCAGAA TGTGACTGCTCTGCACTCTGCATCCCAGGCCCCGTTCCCTCGCCAGGCCACGCCACGCCACATCAAGCTCTAC ctccAGTCCGTAAAGTTAATCTCCAACAAGTTGGACAAAGGATCACCTGCAACTCAGAGGGGATCTACCCTCAACCTGAGCTCACCTGGTCCACCAGCCCTTCATccagcatcaccaacaacaacacaacagcccATCAGattgaccagcagctttacagcatcagcAGTTCTCTGATACTTCCAAAGAGTGACATGGATCTGAATTACATCTGTGCAGTCAGCActggcagaaacaggaagagagcAACCTTCAGGCAACAAG gaTTAGTGACTGAGAGCCAGTCTGAAACAACAATCCACTGTTCCCCCTCACACACCCCTGTAACAAACCTCATCTGGAGATTCGACCACAGTCAGATCATCCTGACAAAGACTGACAGTCAGTACACAGTCTCAGAGGAGTGGAAGCAGCATGTAAAGGATGTGTCAGAGTCAGGCAGCCTCACACTGCAGGAGTTCTCCTCAGATCAGGAGGGAACATACACGTGTGAACTCGCTGATGCTGTGGAGACTAAAATAACTAATATCCTCGTGGAGATCAATGAAGGTAAATTAACatcattattttcctttttgggGGAGTAA